A single Carnobacterium inhibens subsp. inhibens DSM 13024 DNA region contains:
- a CDS encoding tetratricopeptide repeat protein codes for MSEIENQQARIIEVIPTSEFYFKRGIAAFQKNEMDRAKKYFSRAVTLSKNEEETIFASCQLAICYQHTGNYDESIEILDDLIENSGDIFAESYYFQANNYAFIEDLEQSLVLVEQYLALDPDGDFFEEATELQETLKMELNEF; via the coding sequence ATGTCTGAAATAGAAAATCAACAAGCAAGGATCATAGAAGTTATTCCAACAAGCGAGTTTTATTTTAAACGCGGAATAGCAGCATTTCAAAAGAATGAAATGGACCGTGCAAAAAAATACTTCTCGCGAGCAGTCACCTTGTCTAAAAATGAAGAAGAGACTATTTTTGCCTCTTGTCAGTTAGCTATTTGCTATCAACATACCGGTAATTACGATGAATCTATTGAAATCTTAGATGATTTGATTGAAAATAGCGGCGATATTTTTGCAGAGTCTTATTATTTTCAAGCAAACAACTATGCTTTTATAGAAGATTTAGAACAGTCATTGGTATTAGTAGAACAATACCTTGCACTTGACCCGGACGGTGATTTTTTTGAAGAAGCAACTGAACTGCAAGAGACACTAAAAATGGAATTAAATGAATTCTAA